GCGAATATCAGGATGGTGTAAGCAGAGATGAGATGCGGGGGAAAAGATTTAAATGTCTTTTGCTGGTATAAGATGATTGCGATAAGCGCCAGGATGGCAATCATCAGCCGGATGAACAGGAACCATTTCAGCCGGCTTTGCAGGCCGGCTGTTTCATAGGAAGAGATTTTTTTAGTATTCGTTTCAGGCGAAGTAGTTTCCATTAATAAATTACTTCTTACCCATTACCGCCGACTGGATCTTGAAGATCGGCATAAACACCGCCAGGACGATTCCGCCTACCACGGCGCCCATCACGCCGATCAATAACGGTTCGATCATGGATGTCAGCGATTCAACCGCGGCAGAAACCTGCTGGTCGTAGAAATCGGAAATCTTTTCCAGAAGCGCTTCCAGTGCGCCAGATTTTTCGCCTATTCCGATCATCCTTGTGACCATCGGCGGGAATATTTTATTTTGAGATAGGGGTGCGCTTAGGGTTTCCCCTTTACGCACGCTTTCCTTTGCGTCGTTAACCGTGTCTTCGATCAATATGTTTCCCGATGTGCTTGCCACTATTTCCAAGGCGCCTAAAATAGGAACGCCGCTTTTTATGAGCGTGGCAAAAGTCCGGCAGAAACGGGATACCGCTACTTTGGTAAACAAATCCCCGAAAACCGGGGCATTCAGTGATAGCCAGTCCATTACGCGCGCGCCCTTTTTAGTTTTCTTGAATGCGCCGAATGCAAAAATCAAACCGACTATTGCGCCGATCCAGATATACCAATAGTTTTGCATGGCATCGCTTGTTCCCATGAGTATTTTAGTGGGTAGCGGCAGTTCGATGCCCATACTGGTGAAAATCGATTTGAATTTCGGAACGATGAAAATCATCAGTCCGCCCACGATAAGGAATATCATTGCAAGCGAAATGACCGGGTAAGTCATGGCGGATTTGATTTCTCGTCTCAAAGCCTGTGTGCTTTCCTGGTATTCGGCCAGGCGCACCAGGATTGCATCCAATTGGCCGCCGGCTTCGCCGGCCCTGATCATGCTGACATAAATACGGGCGAATACCTTGGGATAGGCTTCCAGTGATTCGGAAAAATCTGCGCCTCCTCTTACTTTCTCGACCACGCCTCCCAGCGTTAATTTAAAACTTTCATTATCGGTTTGCTCCTGCAGGATTTCCAGCGATTCCAGAAGGGGAATGCCCGCTCCGATCATCGTTGATAACTGCCGTGTAAACACCATCAGGTCGTCCGCTTTAATTGACGAACCGGCTTTGGGCCTAAACAAGGCAAAACCTCCCTTTTTGTCGGAAGCCGCTTTGACCGTCAGCACCGTTAATCCCTGTTTTTTTAGTTCGATAGTTGCTTCGGTAGGATTGATTGCAGAAATGGTTCCTTTCTTGGGTTTTCCGTCAGCGCCTCTTACGGTGTACAAATATTTAGGCATTATTCAACCTCCTGTATAAATAGATTTAAGTATTGCTTAAAACTTCTTCAAGGGATGTTAATCCTTTGATTACATTTACGATACCGGCTCTTCTTAATGTGTTCATTCCTTTGCTGACGCCGTATTCGCGCATTTCTATGACGGAACTACCTTTGATAATCATTTTTCTTACTTCGTCATCGACCTCAAATACTTCATAAAGGGAAACCCTCCCTTTATAACCGCCGTGGCAGCGCGGGCATCCGACCGGCTTAAAAAGTTTTACTGTTTCAGATTCTTGGGGAGTAAAACCGACCGCGACCATCCGTTCCGGCGGTAGTTTCATCGGTTCTTTGCAGTGGGTGCATAGCCGTCTTGTCAGCCGTTGATTGGTTACCAGTAAAACTGCGGAAGCAACCATAAAAGGGTCAATGCCCATATCCGTCAAACGGCTTATTGTAGAAACCGCATCATTCGTATGAAGCGTTGAAAAGACCAGGTGCCCGGTGATTGCGGCTTTTACCGCAATATCGGCTGTTTCCAGGTCGCGCATTTCCCCGATCATGATAATATCCGGGTCCTGTCTTAAAAGCGCCCTCAAAGCGGCACCAAATGTCATTCCCTGTTTCGGGTTGACCGGTACCTGGATGACGCCGGGCAGCTGGTATTCCACAGGGTCTTCCACCGTGCTGATATTATCATTGGGTGAAAAAATCTCTTTTAATGAGCAATATAAAGTTGTTGTTTTGCCGGCACCGGTCGGGCCGGTTACCAGAACCATTCCGTATGATGAATTGATTGCCCGGTGGAAAGCATCCAGGTCGCGCGATTCAAACCCTAAATCTTTTAAGCTTAAGGTCAAAGATGATGAATCCAGCAAGCGCATTACCACTCTTTCGCCATGAACGGTGGGGGTGGTGCTGACCCGGAAATCAATCCTTCTTCCCGAATACTTTATTTGGAATTTTCCGTCCTGGGGGATACGCCTTTCGGAAATATCCAGCCCGCACATTATTTTTATCCTGGAGGCGATGGCGTTGCCTAAGCGTTTCGGCGGGAAAAATATTTCGTTCAGGATGCCATCCTGGCGGAAACGCACGCGTATTTTTTTCTCGTAAGGTTCGATGTGGATATCGCTTGAGCCCTCTTTTAAAGCCCGCATTAATATCATATTAACCAGTTTTATGACGGGTGATTCGCCTGCCTCGGAGGTTATCTGGAAAAGGTCTAATTCTTCATCCTCTGAGTCTTCCTTTAATTCCATCTCAGGACCGCCTACATCCTGCAAGAGTTCTTCCAGCTTGTGGTCTTCCGGGTTGTAGAATCTTTTTATGGATCTTTGCAGGTTGCGTTCCAGCGCCAGTACCAGCCTTAATTCACAATTGGTTATCATGCGTATGTCATCCAGCTTGAAAATGTCAAACGGGTTTGATACGACAATCGTCAGGATATTCCCGATTTTGGATATAGGCAGGGCGGAAAAAGATTTTGCTTTTTCCTCGGGGAAATCCTTCAAGGCTTTTTCATCGGGATGTATTTTCTCTATGGATATCGGAGGAATCCTTACGTCTTCGGCCAGTGCGCTTAATATCACGTCTTCGTTAAGAATATTCCGTTCAATCAGCACGTCCACGAAACCCAGCGACTCTTTTTTTGTTACTTCTATCGCCTCGTTAATCTTTTCCTTGCTCAGCAGTCCTTTTTTCAGGATGATGCTGTTTACCCTTTTGTCGACGGCTGTTATCATAAAGGCGTATTATATTTTTTTATCCGGTCGTTGTCAATATCTCTTGTCCGCAATTTTAAGGAGAAAAACGATAAGTTAATTTTCATCTGTCCCGGTTTTCGAAGGGATATCCGGTATGCGTTCGATATCCGCGCCGAGCGAGATTAGTTTTTCTTCTATCTTTTCATAACCGCGGTCAATATGATAAATACGCTGGATTTCGGTCGTGTTATCGGCGACCAGTCCGGCCATAACCAGGGCGGCGCTGGCGCGCAAATCTGATGCCATTACCGGGGCGCCGTGCAAGGCTTTTACCCCGTGTATAATCGCGTAATTGCCTTCTTTCCTGATATTCGCGCCAAGGCGGTTTAATTCGGCGATATGCATGAACCTGTCCGGGTAGATTTTTTCGGTAATCACGCTGATGCCTTCGGCCAGGCATAAAAGAGTCATTATCTGCGCCTGCAGGTCGGTTGCGAATCCCGGATAGGGCAGGGTGGTAATATCTGATGGCGTTATCTTTTTAGTATGTTTGACCGTGCATTCTGTTTGGGAGTTTTTCTCCACAGTAATGCCCATTTCTTTCAGCTTGTCGAGCATGGCGGAAAGGTGGTCAACCCGGCAGTTCCGGATCGTTATTTCGCCTGAAGTTATCGCCCCTGTCAGGATAAACGTCCCCGCTTCAATCCTGTCCGGGATAACCGTATGCTCGGCGCCTTTCAACGATTTGACGCCTTTGATGACCAGGCGGTGCGTTCCGATGCCTTCTATTTTAGCGCCTGTTTTGACGAGGAAGCTTGCCAGGTCCTGGACTTCGGGTTCGGATGCCGCGTTTTCTATGACGGTGGTTCCTTCGGCGAGCGTTGCCGCCATCAGGACATTTGCCGTGCCGGTGACGGTCGAGCCGAAAGCTCCGCCCAAATATATTTCCGCGCCTTTTAATCTTTTGGTTTTGCTGATGAGATATCCGTGTTCATAATTGATATCGGCGCCCATCATCCTTAAGCCTTTTTCGTGGAGGTCAATCGGCCGCACTCCGATGACGCATCCGCCGGGCATGGAAACCTTGGCATAGCCGCGCTTGGCGATAAGCGGTCCCAGGACGCAGATGGAAGCGCGCATGGTCTTGACCAGCTCGTAACGCGCGGTTGATTGTTTTTCGGAGATAACCTCCGTGATAATATCGCCATTGGCTTTTCGCTCGGATTTTACGCCGAGCTCTTTCATTATGTCAAGGAGCGTGTCCACATCGCGTAGGCGAGGCACACCTTTTATGGTGTTTTTGCCTTCCGTCAAAATAGTCGAAGCGATGATAGGTAGTGCCGCGTTCTTTGAGCCGCTGACAGTGACCTTTCCCTTTAAAGGCCTGCCGCCCTTAATAACAAATTTATCCATAGATTAATTTATCCTCCTATAGTAATGATAGTTAGTCCCTATTCTTTTTTCCTTCTGT
The DNA window shown above is from Planctomycetota bacterium and carries:
- a CDS encoding type II secretion system F family protein, encoding MPKYLYTVRGADGKPKKGTISAINPTEATIELKKQGLTVLTVKAASDKKGGFALFRPKAGSSIKADDLMVFTRQLSTMIGAGIPLLESLEILQEQTDNESFKLTLGGVVEKVRGGADFSESLEAYPKVFARIYVSMIRAGEAGGQLDAILVRLAEYQESTQALRREIKSAMTYPVISLAMIFLIVGGLMIFIVPKFKSIFTSMGIELPLPTKILMGTSDAMQNYWYIWIGAIVGLIFAFGAFKKTKKGARVMDWLSLNAPVFGDLFTKVAVSRFCRTFATLIKSGVPILGALEIVASTSGNILIEDTVNDAKESVRKGETLSAPLSQNKIFPPMVTRMIGIGEKSGALEALLEKISDFYDQQVSAAVESLTSMIEPLLIGVMGAVVGGIVLAVFMPIFKIQSAVMGKK
- the pilB gene encoding type IV-A pilus assembly ATPase PilB, which produces MITAVDKRVNSIILKKGLLSKEKINEAIEVTKKESLGFVDVLIERNILNEDVILSALAEDVRIPPISIEKIHPDEKALKDFPEEKAKSFSALPISKIGNILTIVVSNPFDIFKLDDIRMITNCELRLVLALERNLQRSIKRFYNPEDHKLEELLQDVGGPEMELKEDSEDEELDLFQITSEAGESPVIKLVNMILMRALKEGSSDIHIEPYEKKIRVRFRQDGILNEIFFPPKRLGNAIASRIKIMCGLDISERRIPQDGKFQIKYSGRRIDFRVSTTPTVHGERVVMRLLDSSSLTLSLKDLGFESRDLDAFHRAINSSYGMVLVTGPTGAGKTTTLYCSLKEIFSPNDNISTVEDPVEYQLPGVIQVPVNPKQGMTFGAALRALLRQDPDIIMIGEMRDLETADIAVKAAITGHLVFSTLHTNDAVSTISRLTDMGIDPFMVASAVLLVTNQRLTRRLCTHCKEPMKLPPERMVAVGFTPQESETVKLFKPVGCPRCHGGYKGRVSLYEVFEVDDEVRKMIIKGSSVIEMREYGVSKGMNTLRRAGIVNVIKGLTSLEEVLSNT
- the murA gene encoding UDP-N-acetylglucosamine 1-carboxyvinyltransferase, with the protein product MDKFVIKGGRPLKGKVTVSGSKNAALPIIASTILTEGKNTIKGVPRLRDVDTLLDIMKELGVKSERKANGDIITEVISEKQSTARYELVKTMRASICVLGPLIAKRGYAKVSMPGGCVIGVRPIDLHEKGLRMMGADINYEHGYLISKTKRLKGAEIYLGGAFGSTVTGTANVLMAATLAEGTTVIENAASEPEVQDLASFLVKTGAKIEGIGTHRLVIKGVKSLKGAEHTVIPDRIEAGTFILTGAITSGEITIRNCRVDHLSAMLDKLKEMGITVEKNSQTECTVKHTKKITPSDITTLPYPGFATDLQAQIMTLLCLAEGISVITEKIYPDRFMHIAELNRLGANIRKEGNYAIIHGVKALHGAPVMASDLRASAALVMAGLVADNTTEIQRIYHIDRGYEKIEEKLISLGADIERIPDIPSKTGTDEN